From Spea bombifrons isolate aSpeBom1 chromosome 6, aSpeBom1.2.pri, whole genome shotgun sequence, a single genomic window includes:
- the SPATA6 gene encoding spermatogenesis-associated protein 6 produces MQKQKPKAVRKNSSLRTPKNYERPTIASKSRSPSPYTRRRMCELSEDAKQRLAHLNLGPYEFKKETGSKPPFVVRHKESFSIPDFSFTLRSPKASLRTEGQSGSLSNSLLGSSTPMHSQMNRKEHGDDLEDSLDSLNDHLLSGPAGKMDHSRTSLSRSAPPSMQKHLPSPVLNRSSLRDRFHSEPRTSANWEEIHARVTNLLRTHSARRLNFDGNETGEEAKKRDLPRDDDSLQMSKSLPLEKTVHLDNGHYWSNRAAAYKGKSHRAVFEESMEKIYRNMYRNASEAGVYTEPDRP; encoded by the exons ATGCAGAAACAG AAGCCAAAGGCGGTCCGAAAAAATAGCTCCCTTAGAACGCCAAAGAATTACGAACGTCCCACAATTGCCTCAAAATCCCGTTCGCCGTCGCCCTATACCCGGAGGCGGATGTGTGAGTTGTCCGAAGATGCTAAGCAGAGATTGGCCCATCTGAATCTTGGACCTTACGAATTTAAGAAGGAAACCGGAAGCAAACCACCGTTTGTGGTCAGACAT AAGGAATCATTCAGTATTCCCGACTTTTCTTTTACTTTGCGCTCTCCCAAAGCCAGTTTAAGAACAGAAGGACAGTCTGGCTCGCTCTCCA ATTCTTTACTTGGCAGCTCCACGCCTATGCATTCCCAA ATGAACCGAAAGGAGCACGGGGATGACCTCGAGGACTCGTTGGACAGCCTAAATGACCATCTGCTCTCTGGGCCAGCTGGCAAAATGGATCATTCTAGGACTTCACTCTCTCGCTCCGCACCGCCATCCATGCAGAAACACCTGCCGAGTCCAGTCCTTAACCGATCCTCTCTCAGGGACAG ATTCCATTCTGAGCCGAGAACATCAGCAAACTGGGAAGAAATCCATGCGCGCGTCACAAACCTGCTAAGGACCCACAGTGCCAGAAGACTAAATTTT GATGGAAACGAAACTGGCGAAGAAGCCAAGAAGAGAGACTTGCCTCGTGATGACGACTCCCTGCAGATGAG CAAGTCACTTCCCTTGGAGAAAACGGTCCACCTGGACAACGGGCACTATTGGTCAAACCGAGCAGCTGCTTACAAAGGGAAAAGCCACAGGGCTGTCTTTGAAGAGAGCATGGAGAAAATATACCGGAATATGTACAGGAATGCATCCGAGGCCGGTGTGTACACAGAACCGGACCGTCCCTag